Proteins from a single region of Desulfobacter postgatei 2ac9:
- a CDS encoding tetrathionate reductase family octaheme c-type cytochrome, translating to MMKQKQNLLVYLLFTLFMLPAGPLPCTASTDASQEELAPGRVLAKQAVKEKKRWITADHSKFEILQQEFTSGPEVTEACLNCHNEAALQFHKTIHWTWKAPGKDPDTPLGKGGLSVNNFUINAQSNEARCTSCHAGYGWKDKDFDFTDQTKVDCLVCHETTGTYKKFPTGAGYPVKEATVFNENKKTYHPPEWNKVAQSVGLPGRKNCGACHFYGGGGDGVKHGDLDSSLIKPDKHLDVHMGTDGQNFNCTRCHSTSEHHIAGRIYTQPAAENKKSLLEDDLTSKITCVSCHGREPHQHNAKANDHTDRVACQSCHIPKYARINPTKMYWDWSTAGKMKDGKPYDLKDDLGKPAYDTKKGTFKWEKNVVPEYFWYNGSIDHLTLKDTIDPSGEVVISKPTGDMTDEKSRIFPFKVHRGKIPYDKINKKLVAPHLFPKDKIDNAAYWKGFDWNAAIRYGQDYLNLPYSGEYDFVDTSYVFPITHMVAPRDNVLSCTECHIKDTGRLANLAGFYMPGRDHFAMMDWAGWILVIGSLFGVTLHGLGRFFTRNGKH from the coding sequence ATGATGAAACAAAAGCAAAATCTTTTAGTTTACCTGCTATTCACGTTGTTCATGCTGCCGGCCGGTCCTTTGCCTTGCACGGCATCTACAGACGCCAGCCAGGAAGAACTGGCCCCTGGCAGGGTCCTTGCGAAACAGGCGGTAAAAGAGAAAAAACGGTGGATCACTGCAGACCATTCAAAATTTGAGATCCTGCAGCAGGAATTTACCTCAGGCCCTGAGGTGACGGAGGCCTGCCTGAACTGTCACAATGAGGCTGCCCTGCAATTTCATAAAACCATTCACTGGACCTGGAAAGCCCCGGGAAAAGATCCCGACACACCGCTGGGCAAAGGCGGCTTGTCCGTCAATAATTTCTGAATCAACGCCCAGAGCAACGAGGCTCGTTGCACATCATGCCATGCAGGATACGGATGGAAAGACAAAGACTTTGATTTTACAGATCAAACCAAGGTGGACTGCCTTGTTTGCCACGAAACCACAGGTACCTACAAAAAATTCCCAACCGGGGCAGGATATCCGGTTAAGGAAGCCACAGTGTTTAACGAAAACAAAAAAACATACCATCCGCCGGAGTGGAACAAAGTCGCCCAGAGTGTTGGCCTGCCCGGGCGTAAAAACTGCGGGGCCTGCCATTTCTACGGCGGTGGCGGAGACGGCGTTAAGCATGGAGATTTGGACTCATCCCTGATCAAACCCGACAAACACTTGGATGTTCATATGGGCACTGACGGTCAGAATTTCAACTGCACCCGGTGCCACTCCACATCAGAACACCATATTGCGGGCCGAATCTACACCCAGCCGGCAGCGGAAAATAAGAAATCGTTACTTGAGGATGATCTCACCTCAAAGATCACCTGTGTCTCCTGCCACGGCAGGGAACCCCATCAGCACAATGCCAAGGCCAATGACCACACCGACCGGGTGGCATGCCAGAGCTGTCATATTCCCAAATATGCCCGTATCAACCCCACCAAGATGTACTGGGACTGGTCTACGGCGGGAAAAATGAAGGACGGCAAGCCCTACGACTTGAAGGATGACCTGGGAAAACCTGCTTATGACACGAAAAAAGGCACATTCAAGTGGGAAAAGAATGTGGTGCCCGAATACTTCTGGTACAATGGCTCCATTGACCATCTCACCTTGAAGGACACCATTGACCCGTCCGGTGAAGTGGTGATCAGCAAGCCGACCGGTGACATGACCGATGAAAAGTCACGCATCTTTCCGTTCAAAGTCCACCGGGGTAAAATCCCTTATGATAAAATCAATAAGAAACTTGTGGCCCCCCACCTGTTCCCCAAGGATAAAATAGACAATGCCGCCTACTGGAAAGGATTTGACTGGAATGCGGCGATCCGGTACGGCCAGGATTATTTAAACCTGCCCTACTCAGGCGAGTATGATTTTGTTGATACCTCTTATGTGTTTCCCATTACCCATATGGTAGCCCCCAGGGATAATGTCCTTTCATGTACCGAATGCCATATCAAAGATACCGGAAGACTTGCAAATCTGGCCGGCTTTTACATGCCCGGGCGGGATCACTTTGCCATGATGGACTGGGCAGGATGGATTCTTGTGATCGGATCATTATTCGGTGTCACCCTCCACGGCCTGGGACGTTTTTTTACCAGAAACGGAAAACATTAA
- a CDS encoding cytochrome b/b6 domain-containing protein: MNQKKRIKVYLYTRYERFWHWLQAAIIIFLMVTGFEIHGTYTLMGYETAVTTHNFVGLSWLVLFAFFVFWLFTTGEWRQYIPTTKKLIDVALYYASGIFQGKPHPVVKSPGAKHNPLQRLTYLALSALLLPVQMISGLFYYTWNLWGGVAWSLAPVALLHTLVAFLLLSFLVVHVYMTTTGHSLFSHIAGMITGWEEISETTTIQEWEVAEKRRS, from the coding sequence ATGAATCAGAAAAAAAGAATTAAAGTATATCTGTACACACGTTATGAAAGATTCTGGCACTGGCTGCAGGCCGCGATAATCATATTTCTTATGGTAACAGGCTTTGAAATTCATGGCACCTACACCCTGATGGGATATGAAACCGCAGTGACCACCCATAATTTTGTGGGACTCTCATGGCTGGTGCTTTTCGCCTTTTTTGTATTCTGGCTTTTCACCACCGGAGAGTGGCGCCAATACATCCCCACGACCAAAAAACTCATTGATGTCGCATTATACTATGCATCCGGGATCTTCCAGGGCAAACCTCACCCGGTTGTAAAATCCCCCGGAGCCAAGCACAACCCCCTGCAGCGTCTGACCTATCTGGCACTGTCGGCGTTGCTGCTGCCGGTTCAGATGATTTCAGGCCTGTTTTACTACACCTGGAACCTTTGGGGGGGCGTGGCCTGGTCCCTGGCACCGGTGGCACTGCTGCACACCCTGGTGGCATTTTTACTGCTCTCGTTTCTGGTGGTGCATGTTTACATGACCACAACGGGTCACTCCCTATTCAGCCATATCGCAGGGATGATCACGGGATGGGAAGAGATCAGTGAAACCACCACGATCCAGGAGTGGGAGGTGGCTGAAAAGCGCCGTTCCTGA
- the nspC gene encoding carboxynorspermidine decarboxylase: MKKLSTPCYLIDETKLHKNMKKLAAMREQSGARLLLALKCFATWGVFDLMKPYMDGTTSSSYYEARLGYETFGKETHAYSVAYSSEDIKKVSVFSDKIIFNSLSQLRQFYPECSGVTCGIRINPGVSYSHFDLADPARTFSRLGVTSTTDIEAAMPMVSGAMIHFNCENEDVAAFEHLLAGISHKYGTFLEQFDWISLGGGISYTEDHFDALRFAQIIKAFSQKFGLQVYLEPGEAAVTHTTTLVTTVLDIVENTKKIAIVDASIEAHMLDLLVYRESAGFEGTVVRGSFPYQIAGRSCLAADIFGEACFQNELQIGDTIMIKDAAGYTMVKKNWFNGLKMPSVAIMRPDGHIDVLQESSYTDYKRSLSTELRI, translated from the coding sequence GTGAAAAAACTTTCAACCCCCTGTTACCTTATTGATGAAACCAAACTCCATAAAAATATGAAGAAACTGGCCGCAATGAGAGAACAAAGCGGTGCCAGACTGCTTCTGGCCCTGAAATGTTTTGCCACATGGGGGGTTTTCGATCTGATGAAACCATACATGGACGGCACCACAAGCTCTTCATACTATGAGGCCAGACTTGGATATGAAACCTTTGGCAAGGAGACCCATGCTTACAGTGTTGCTTACAGCAGCGAAGATATAAAAAAGGTCTCGGTATTTTCAGATAAGATCATCTTTAACTCCCTGTCACAGCTCCGGCAATTTTATCCGGAATGCAGCGGCGTTACCTGTGGCATCAGAATCAACCCCGGTGTGAGCTACAGCCATTTTGACCTGGCAGATCCTGCCCGTACCTTTTCCCGGCTCGGCGTCACATCCACAACGGATATAGAAGCGGCCATGCCCATGGTTTCAGGCGCGATGATTCACTTTAACTGTGAAAATGAGGACGTGGCCGCGTTTGAACACCTGCTTGCCGGTATCAGCCATAAATATGGGACGTTTTTGGAACAATTTGACTGGATAAGCCTGGGAGGCGGCATTTCTTATACCGAAGACCATTTCGACGCCCTACGCTTTGCGCAAATCATAAAAGCCTTTTCACAGAAATTCGGCTTGCAGGTCTATCTGGAACCGGGAGAAGCAGCCGTTACCCATACAACCACCCTTGTAACAACCGTGCTGGATATCGTTGAAAACACAAAAAAAATCGCTATTGTGGATGCCTCCATTGAAGCGCACATGCTGGATCTGCTTGTATACAGGGAATCGGCCGGCTTTGAAGGAACGGTTGTCCGGGGAAGTTTTCCATATCAAATAGCAGGAAGATCCTGTCTTGCCGCCGATATTTTCGGAGAGGCTTGTTTTCAAAACGAACTTCAGATCGGTGATACCATCATGATTAAAGATGCCGCCGGTTATACCATGGTGAAGAAAAATTGGTTTAACGGTTTAAAAATGCCGTCAGTGGCGATCATGCGTCCTGACGGACACATTGACGTATTACAGGAATCTTCGTATACGGATTATAAAAGAAGCCTATCAACTGAATTAAGGATTTAA
- a CDS encoding saccharopine dehydrogenase family protein, with translation MMRKNVMIIGAGGVANVAAHKCAQNNDVLGNIVIASRTLSKCKKIINSIERKGSKKSNEYSITAYQIDAMDISATEKLIKETGTSIVINVGTAFINMSVLTACIHTGAAYIDTGIHEEPDKICETPPWYANYEWKRCEQCREKGITAILGAGFDPGVVNAYAAYADRYIFDAIDTIDIMDVNAGNHGKYFATNFDPEINFREFTGGVWTYVDRQWVKKEMFEVKQVYDFPVVGKMPIYLNGHDELHSLSKNIDADSIRFWMGFSDHYINVFTVLKNIGLLSEQPVTTAEGLEVIPLKVVKACLPDPVSLAAQYTGKTCIGDLVTGRVHGEKKEVFLYNICDHEACYKEVESQAIAYTAGVPPAAAAMLIAEGVWDCKEMKNIEELDPAPFLKILNQIGLPSGIIKDGEDQPLSL, from the coding sequence ATGATGAGAAAAAACGTGATGATTATCGGTGCCGGGGGCGTGGCAAATGTTGCCGCTCATAAATGCGCACAAAATAATGATGTTCTTGGCAATATTGTCATTGCCTCAAGAACGCTGTCCAAATGTAAAAAAATTATCAACAGTATTGAGCGCAAGGGCAGCAAAAAGAGTAATGAATATTCCATAACAGCCTATCAAATAGATGCCATGGATATTTCTGCCACGGAAAAATTGATTAAAGAGACAGGCACCTCGATTGTCATCAACGTGGGTACGGCGTTTATAAATATGAGTGTCCTTACGGCCTGTATCCATACAGGCGCAGCATATATTGACACAGGCATTCATGAAGAGCCGGATAAAATATGTGAAACACCCCCCTGGTACGCCAATTACGAATGGAAACGTTGTGAACAGTGCCGTGAAAAAGGCATTACAGCCATTCTCGGTGCAGGCTTTGATCCGGGCGTTGTGAACGCCTATGCCGCCTATGCCGACAGATATATTTTCGATGCCATTGATACCATTGACATCATGGATGTGAATGCCGGGAATCACGGAAAATACTTTGCCACCAATTTTGATCCTGAGATCAACTTCCGAGAGTTTACCGGCGGAGTATGGACCTATGTTGACCGCCAATGGGTAAAAAAAGAGATGTTTGAGGTAAAACAGGTCTACGATTTCCCGGTAGTCGGAAAGATGCCCATATATCTGAACGGGCACGATGAGCTTCACTCCCTGTCTAAAAATATTGATGCGGATTCCATCCGGTTCTGGATGGGTTTCAGTGATCACTATATAAATGTATTTACCGTGCTGAAGAACATCGGCCTGCTTTCAGAACAACCGGTCACTACGGCGGAAGGTTTGGAGGTGATCCCTTTGAAAGTGGTGAAGGCATGTCTGCCGGACCCGGTGTCACTTGCCGCCCAATACACCGGCAAAACCTGCATTGGCGATCTCGTAACAGGGCGTGTCCATGGGGAAAAAAAAGAGGTGTTCCTTTATAACATCTGTGACCATGAAGCCTGTTATAAAGAAGTCGAAAGCCAGGCCATTGCCTATACGGCAGGCGTTCCGCCTGCGGCGGCAGCCATGCTTATTGCCGAGGGCGTTTGGGATTGTAAAGAGATGAAAAATATTGAGGAATTAGACCCGGCACCGTTTTTGAAAATACTCAACCAAATCGGCCTGCCCAGCGGAATCATCAAAGACGGGGAGGATCAACCGCTCTCCTTGTAA
- a CDS encoding acetyl-CoA hydrolase/transferase C-terminal domain-containing protein, whose translation MSTLEERVRCKELLSKVKTPEECIEFFKDDMDVGMSGFTPVGYPKVVPIALCDHVEKNNLQGKLRLNLFIGASIGSEVEDRMATLDMIDRRWPYQTGKNLGKAINKGQIRMGDKHLSMFPQDLKYGFYTKEKGGGLDMAVIEASAITEEGNIILSGAVGAAPEIIDVADKIIVEINTGLPSFEGMHDILLTDLPPFRKILPVTDLRQRIGTPWVPTDKSKIVAIVESKLPDNGRALRGTDDVAQAIADNIVDFFQSEVKAGRLPKNLLPLQSGVGSIANAVVGGLTASPFEDLTVFTEVLQDTFLPFLDSGKCKYINCTSLSLSNEAFVDWWKNFETYKNMVMMRPQQISNNPELIRRMGVIGMNTPLEFDMYAHANSTHAGGTRMLNGIGGSGDFIRNAYISIMHCPACRATKNDEFGITGVVPKVPHVDHTEHDIDVLVTDQGLADLRGLAPIDRARVVIDKCAHPAYKDYMYDYLERATKATGGHHEPQLLDECYKMHLSFAQNGTMRFWEK comes from the coding sequence ATGTCTACATTAGAGGAACGCGTACGTTGCAAAGAGTTGCTCAGCAAAGTAAAAACGCCTGAAGAGTGTATTGAGTTTTTTAAAGACGACATGGACGTCGGCATGTCCGGGTTTACGCCGGTCGGGTATCCGAAAGTTGTACCCATCGCACTGTGTGACCACGTTGAGAAAAACAACCTGCAAGGCAAATTAAGACTCAACCTGTTTATCGGTGCTTCTATCGGTTCCGAGGTTGAGGACCGCATGGCTACACTGGACATGATTGACCGTCGCTGGCCCTACCAGACAGGTAAAAATCTGGGCAAAGCCATTAATAAAGGCCAGATCCGCATGGGTGACAAACACCTTTCAATGTTTCCCCAGGATTTGAAGTACGGCTTTTACACCAAGGAAAAGGGTGGCGGACTTGATATGGCAGTTATCGAAGCATCTGCTATTACCGAGGAAGGCAACATCATTCTGTCCGGTGCCGTTGGCGCTGCTCCCGAAATCATTGATGTCGCTGACAAAATCATTGTCGAAATCAATACTGGTCTGCCCTCTTTCGAAGGCATGCACGATATCCTTTTGACAGATCTGCCTCCATTCCGGAAAATCCTTCCGGTGACAGATCTGCGTCAGCGTATCGGTACACCCTGGGTTCCTACAGATAAGAGCAAAATCGTTGCTATTGTCGAATCCAAGCTGCCTGACAATGGGCGTGCGCTGCGCGGTACCGATGATGTTGCCCAGGCTATTGCCGACAACATCGTTGACTTTTTCCAGTCTGAAGTGAAGGCCGGCCGTCTGCCCAAGAACCTGTTGCCTCTGCAATCCGGCGTGGGCTCCATTGCCAATGCCGTTGTCGGTGGGCTGACAGCAAGTCCTTTTGAAGATTTGACCGTTTTCACCGAGGTTCTTCAGGACACCTTCCTGCCTTTCCTTGATTCAGGTAAATGCAAGTACATCAACTGTACGTCACTGTCCCTGTCCAACGAGGCATTTGTTGATTGGTGGAAAAATTTCGAGACCTATAAGAACATGGTTATGATGCGTCCCCAGCAGATTTCCAACAATCCGGAACTCATCCGTCGTATGGGCGTCATCGGCATGAATACACCGCTTGAATTTGATATGTATGCACATGCCAACTCCACCCATGCCGGCGGTACCCGCATGTTGAACGGTATCGGCGGTTCGGGCGACTTTATACGCAACGCTTACATATCCATAATGCATTGTCCCGCTTGCCGTGCCACCAAAAATGATGAGTTCGGCATCACCGGTGTTGTGCCCAAAGTTCCGCATGTCGACCATACCGAACACGATATTGATGTTCTGGTTACCGACCAGGGTCTGGCTGACCTGCGTGGTCTGGCGCCAATTGATCGGGCTCGCGTTGTCATTGATAAATGTGCACATCCGGCTTACAAAGATTATATGTACGATTATCTCGAACGCGCCACCAAGGCAACCGGTGGCCACCATGAACCCCAGCTGCTGGACGAGTGCTACAAAATGCATCTGAGCTTTGCACAAAACGGCACCATGCGTTTCTGGGAAAAATAA
- a CDS encoding FAD-dependent oxidoreductase: MAKKIIIVGAVALGPKVASRLRRLDPDCEIIMIDRDSLISYGGCGIPYYIGGDIGEIEELYSTTAHHVRDPEFFRTVKGVEVITRVEAIGIDRRKKQLKVRHLDDGTESEMAYDKLVIGTGGTPFTPPIPGADLPGVYPVSNLHHAQAIKELISKGAVGNAVVIGAGAIGVEMAEALTDLWGVQTTLVEMAPHVLPVAIGPNIALIVEKELEKSGVDVKIGAQVTKIIGDAESGVTGVEVSGEVIECDLVIMAVGVRPNTGFAAEAGLAVGRGGSLIVDKNLRTTDPDIYAGGDCIEIRNLVSGEQLPMALGSLANRQGRIIATNIFGKNAQFDGTVGTFCIKVFGMGVATAGLTIHQAKAAGFDPVHSLVAQFDRAHFYPNSKFLFVQLIADRATRRVLGVEAVGEQIDSVKARVDAVVPLLHKGMNVDEVCTLEVGYAPPFSSAMDVINNAGNTLDNILDGRNIPMDWPEFSDLFEKGQITVVDLREAVEAQPFIDQYGAERWIHIPQPELRERCNELPKDKDLCLFCGTGARSFECQIILNQNGFTRVKNLQGGYAIIRVTDPDFIPQGG, from the coding sequence ATGGCAAAAAAAATTATTATTGTTGGCGCGGTGGCCCTAGGTCCCAAAGTGGCCAGCCGCCTCAGGCGGCTTGATCCCGATTGTGAGATCATTATGATAGACAGGGACAGCTTAATTTCATATGGCGGATGCGGGATTCCGTATTATATCGGTGGGGATATCGGAGAAATCGAAGAATTATACTCCACCACGGCCCACCATGTCAGGGATCCGGAATTTTTCCGTACAGTCAAGGGTGTTGAGGTAATTACCCGGGTTGAAGCCATCGGCATTGATCGCAGAAAAAAACAGCTGAAAGTCCGTCATCTTGACGACGGGACCGAGTCTGAAATGGCCTATGACAAGCTGGTCATCGGCACGGGCGGCACGCCTTTTACCCCGCCCATCCCCGGCGCAGACCTGCCGGGCGTATATCCCGTCTCCAATCTCCACCATGCCCAGGCCATCAAAGAGTTGATCAGTAAAGGTGCCGTGGGAAATGCCGTGGTCATCGGTGCCGGTGCCATCGGTGTTGAAATGGCCGAAGCCTTGACCGATCTGTGGGGCGTGCAAACCACCCTTGTGGAGATGGCCCCGCATGTGCTGCCCGTAGCCATTGGTCCCAACATTGCCCTTATTGTTGAAAAAGAGCTTGAGAAGAGCGGGGTGGATGTTAAAATCGGTGCCCAGGTCACCAAAATCATTGGGGATGCCGAAAGCGGCGTCACCGGGGTTGAGGTCAGCGGCGAAGTGATTGAATGCGATCTTGTGATCATGGCCGTGGGTGTTCGCCCCAATACGGGTTTTGCGGCAGAAGCAGGCCTGGCTGTCGGCCGGGGCGGTTCCCTGATCGTGGATAAAAATTTAAGAACAACCGACCCGGATATTTACGCAGGCGGCGACTGCATTGAGATACGCAATCTTGTATCCGGGGAACAGCTTCCAATGGCTTTGGGCTCCCTTGCCAACCGCCAGGGACGGATCATTGCCACAAACATATTCGGCAAGAATGCCCAATTTGACGGCACTGTGGGGACCTTCTGCATCAAGGTGTTCGGCATGGGGGTGGCCACAGCAGGCCTGACCATTCACCAGGCCAAAGCAGCCGGCTTTGATCCGGTTCACTCTTTAGTGGCCCAGTTTGACCGGGCCCATTTCTATCCCAACTCAAAATTCTTGTTCGTCCAGCTCATTGCAGACCGGGCCACTCGCAGGGTGTTAGGCGTGGAAGCCGTGGGTGAACAGATTGATTCAGTCAAAGCCAGGGTGGATGCCGTGGTGCCGCTGCTTCACAAAGGCATGAATGTGGACGAGGTGTGTACCCTGGAAGTAGGCTATGCACCGCCATTCTCATCTGCCATGGATGTGATCAACAATGCCGGCAATACGCTTGATAATATTCTGGACGGCAGAAACATCCCCATGGACTGGCCTGAGTTTTCTGACCTGTTCGAAAAAGGCCAAATCACGGTGGTGGATTTAAGAGAGGCTGTGGAAGCCCAGCCGTTTATTGACCAATACGGGGCTGAACGCTGGATACACATTCCCCAGCCCGAGCTGCGCGAACGCTGTAATGAACTGCCCAAAGACAAGGACCTCTGCCTTTTCTGCGGCACGGGTGCCAGATCTTTTGAATGCCAAATCATCCTGAACCAGAACGGGTTTACCCGTGTTAAAAATCTTCAGGGTGGATATGCCATCATCAGGGTCACGGATCCGGATTTCATTCCCCAGGGAGGGTAG
- a CDS encoding DUF309 domain-containing protein: MMKILFNPFEDRTDRDVRNFLGSAFISALHKGDHTPVAQAVSDLGRKKLPDRAQNYIKARHERYTAVLSQISSNPILGADIYATACLLWDEALFFECHEWLEQNYRVAQGQKKKVLQAMIRTAGTFELLAYNRKKAAVSVAAKALAVLEPHLLQVPESFDIHPKMARLRAVIKDA; this comes from the coding sequence ATGATGAAAATACTATTTAATCCTTTTGAAGACCGGACAGATCGGGATGTCAGAAATTTTTTGGGAAGTGCATTTATCAGCGCCTTGCATAAAGGCGATCATACACCTGTGGCACAGGCGGTTTCTGACCTGGGCCGGAAAAAGTTGCCTGACCGGGCCCAGAATTATATCAAAGCCAGACATGAACGGTATACCGCTGTTTTATCCCAAATATCATCAAATCCGATTTTGGGTGCCGATATCTATGCAACGGCCTGTCTGCTCTGGGATGAAGCCCTTTTTTTTGAATGTCATGAATGGCTTGAGCAAAATTACAGGGTTGCTCAGGGGCAGAAAAAAAAGGTCCTGCAGGCAATGATACGTACCGCAGGTACATTTGAGTTGCTGGCTTACAACAGGAAAAAGGCGGCTGTCTCAGTTGCGGCTAAAGCCCTTGCCGTACTGGAGCCTCATCTGTTGCAGGTGCCTGAATCGTTTGATATTCACCCTAAAATGGCCCGCTTGAGAGCCGTTATCAAAGACGCCTAA
- a CDS encoding gamma-glutamyl-gamma-aminobutyrate hydrolase family protein (Members of this family of hydrolases with an active site Cys residue belong to MEROPS family C26.): MDAPGKGIRITAWAPDGVVEGAEHESLPIDLVQWHPELLMQKSDGMLPLFDRFIRNCKDRVNT; the protein is encoded by the coding sequence ATTGATGCCCCGGGCAAAGGCATTCGAATCACGGCATGGGCCCCGGACGGCGTGGTGGAAGGCGCAGAGCATGAATCTTTGCCCATTGATCTTGTGCAGTGGCACCCTGAATTGCTTATGCAGAAAAGTGATGGCATGCTGCCTTTATTTGATCGGTTTATCCGCAACTGCAAAGATAGAGTGAATACATAG
- a CDS encoding Druantia anti-phage system protein DruA produces the protein MQIVTKATSGLWNEYIERYHYLGHKPLPGAQLRYFITAGEQIVALAGFGAAAWQTAPRDQFIGWTHDQRKANLHLIVNNARFLILPWIQSKNLASKVLSLITHRLPDDWHNKYNIRPVLLETFVQKDRFAGTCYKAANWQIVGETKGRGKLGANPKKGTVIVPIKDVWVYPLDQNFRTLLKST, from the coding sequence TTGCAGATCGTTACCAAAGCGACATCTGGTTTGTGGAATGAATACATCGAAAGGTATCATTATCTTGGGCATAAGCCGTTGCCAGGTGCCCAACTTCGATATTTCATTACTGCCGGCGAACAGATCGTTGCCCTGGCAGGGTTCGGTGCAGCGGCATGGCAAACCGCACCAAGAGATCAGTTTATTGGATGGACTCATGATCAAAGAAAGGCAAATTTGCATTTGATTGTGAATAATGCCAGATTCCTTATTTTGCCATGGATTCAATCAAAAAATTTGGCATCCAAAGTTCTCTCATTAATCACACACCGACTCCCGGATGATTGGCACAACAAGTATAATATCCGGCCTGTCCTGCTTGAGACGTTTGTTCAAAAAGATCGTTTCGCAGGGACCTGTTATAAAGCCGCAAACTGGCAAATTGTTGGAGAAACTAAAGGGCGGGGTAAATTAGGTGCTAACCCAAAGAAAGGGACGGTGATTGTTCCCATCAAAGATGTTTGGGTTTATCCTCTGGACCAGAATTTTAGGACGTTACTCAAATCAACTTAA
- a CDS encoding DUF4338 domain-containing protein, with protein sequence MIRYCGRDFTPTEITQIRALIKNNPQFNRTRLSIEVCRILQWFKPDGKTKDMSCRVAMLKMEKDGVICLPPSTQKTKRDRRIKLTSATDPQSRVVCPVHRLPELNLQIVTKATSGLWNEYIERYHYLGHKPLPGAQLRYFITAGEQIVALAGFGAAAWQTAPRDQFIGWTHDQRKANLHLIVNNARFLILPWIQSKNLASKVLSLITHRLPDDWHNKYNIRPVLLETFVQKDRFAGTCYKAANWQIVGETKGRGKLGANPKKGTVIVPIKDVWVYPLDQNFRTLLKST encoded by the coding sequence ATGATCCGATACTGTGGCCGGGATTTTACCCCAACAGAAATAACACAGATCAGGGCTCTCATAAAAAACAATCCCCAGTTCAACCGAACGCGACTTTCAATAGAGGTGTGCCGGATTCTCCAATGGTTCAAACCGGATGGAAAAACCAAAGATATGTCGTGCCGTGTTGCTATGCTGAAGATGGAAAAGGATGGGGTGATATGCCTGCCGCCCTCTACTCAAAAAACAAAGCGTGACCGACGCATTAAATTAACGTCAGCTACGGATCCGCAAAGCCGGGTTGTCTGTCCGGTTCATCGTTTGCCGGAACTTAATTTGCAGATCGTTACCAAAGCGACATCTGGTTTGTGGAATGAATACATCGAAAGGTATCATTATCTTGGGCATAAGCCGTTGCCAGGTGCCCAACTTCGATATTTCATTACTGCCGGCGAACAGATCGTTGCCCTGGCAGGGTTCGGTGCAGCGGCATGGCAAACCGCACCAAGAGATCAGTTTATTGGATGGACTCATGATCAAAGAAAGGCAAATTTGCATTTGATTGTGAATAATGCCAGATTCCTTATTTTGCCATGGATTCAATCAAAAAATTTGGCATCCAAAGTTCTCTCATTAATCACACACCGACTCCCGGATGATTGGCACAACAAGTATAATATCCGGCCTGTGCTGCTTGAGACGTTTGTTCAAAAAGATCGTTTCGCAGGGACCTGTTATAAAGCCGCAAACTGGCAAATTGTTGGAGAAACTAAAGGGCGGGGTAAATTAGGTGCTAACCCAAAGAAAGGGACGGTGATTGTTCCCATCAAAGATGTTTGGGTTTATCCTCTGGACCAGAATTTTAGGACTTTACTCAAATCAACTTAA